GACCGGGTGCTGGTGGTGTCGGACGCGGGCCCGGGGCTGGCCGGTGCGGCGGTGTCGCGGGGCGTGTCGCAGGGCGGCGGCACCGGCCTCGGTCTCGACATCGCCCGGCAGGCGGCCGGCGGTGCGCTAGATATTTCGAACAATCCGGGTGGTGGCGCGGTGGTCGTGCTGCGGCTCGGCCCACCGCCGCGCTCTTAACCCGTCCTTAGCGATCGCACAGCGCGCTGCTATCCGCCTCCGGACGAACCTCTTGGGTATCCCCGAGTACGGAGGTCACAACAATGAAGCGCACACCGGTGATCGTCACGCTGGCCGGCATGGCGGCTCTCGCCGTCACGGGCACGGCGCTGGCCGCGACCAGCGACGACGGGCCTACGCCGTCAAGCAGTTCGGTCACCACCGACGACCCCACGCCGACGTTCGACGACAACCCCGGTCCGGACGACACGCCGAGCCCCGTTGACTCGCCCAGCCCCGCTGACTCGCCCAGTCCCGATGACTCGCCCAGCCCGGACGACTCGGCGACCAGCACGCAGCCGCCGCTGGCCGGCAACATCAGCGCCGCCGAGGCGCGGCGGATCGCGGTCGGCCGGGTCGGCGGCGGGACCGTGACCAAGACCGAGGCCGAGTTCGAGCACGGCTTCTCGACCTGGAAGGTGGAGGTCGTGCGGTCCGGCGTGGAGCACGACATCTACGTCGACCGGGCCACCGGCCAGGTCATCAAGGCCGACAGCAAGGCGACCGACGACCGGGTTGGCGGCGACGACAGCCCGACGCACGATGCCAACGACGACAAGGGCGGCGACCGCGTCGGCAGCGACGACGGCGCGAACCACGACGCCAACGACGACCGGGGCGGCGACCGCGGCGGGCACGGCTCCGACGATCGCGGCGGCGACGATCACGGTGGCCGGCGCTGACGCTCTTCCTTGGCCACCCTCGCCCTGACGGGCGGGGGTGGCTTTCGTTTGATCCAGACTGGCCGCATGACGTTGATCCTTGGCCGGCGGGAGATCGGCGCGGCCGTCGACCTCGACGCGGTGCTGGACCTGCTGGCTGCGGGCTACCGGGCCGACGCGGCGGGTCCGGCACCGCTGCGGATCCGCACCGACCTGCCCGGCCCGGGCACGGCGACCTGCCTGATGCCGGGTTGGTTGACGGACGTGCCGGCGTACACCGTGAAGGTCAATGCGAAGTTCCCCGCCGCGACACCCGCGCTGCGCGGCGTGGTCTGCCTGCACGCCCTTGCCGACGGTGAGCTGCTCGCGCTGCTCGACTCGGCCAGCGTGACCGCGTGGCGCACCGGGCTGGCGGCGGCGCTGGCCACGCACACGCTGGCGCCCCCGCGGGCCGCGACGCTCGGCTTCGTCGGTGCCGGCGCGCAGGCCGCGACGACGCTGGCCGGCCTGCGCCACCTGCGACCGTGGTCGCGGATCGTGGCGACCGACCTGGACCCCGCCCGCGCCGCGGCTCTGCCCGCTGAGGTCTCGCCGTCGGCGATCGAGGTTGCCGCGACGGCCGATGTGGTCGTGCTGGCGACCTGGTCCCGGACGCCGCTGCTGCGGCTCGCCGACGTCCGGCCGGGCCAGCACCTGACCTCGCTGGGTGCCGACGAGCCGGGGAAGCAGGAGTTGGCCGCCGACCTGCTGGCGGCCAGCCGCTTGATCGTCGACGACGTCGACCTCGCGCTGACCGGCGGCGCGCTGGGCAGCGCGGGCCTCGACGCGACCGCCTGTGCCGGCACGCTCGGCGAGATCCTGCGCGGCTCGCTGCCGGCGGCCGCACCGCCGTCGCGGCCGAGCGTCTACAGCCCGGTGGGCCTACCGTGGCAGGACCTCGCCCTGTCCTGGGCGGTCTACCAACACGCCCTTCGCGCGGGCGCCGGCACCCGCGTCGACCTGCTCTAGGAGACTCGAAGTCATGACCTATCGGCGTTCGGCCGGGTCGCCGCGGGGTGAGGCGCGGCGGCGGGAGCTGCTCGACCTCGTGACCGAGGACCTGGCCGTCAACGGGCTGGTCGACTTCTCGCTGCGCCGGGCGGCGCGGGCGGCCGGCACGACCCACAAGGTGCTGCTCTACCACTTCGACAGCGCCGAGGATCTGCTGGAACGGGCGGTGGCCCAGCTCCGCGAGCTGCGGATCTCGCGCAGCCTCGGCGCCGCCGCCGACGAGCCCACGCTGGCCGGCCGGGTCCGCGCGCTCTGGCCGGTGTTGACCAGCGGCGAGTCGTGGGTGCTCGACCAGGCGATCGGGCTGGCGATCTACGACGCCGACCGGCACGGCGGGCTGGCCCGGGGCGGTACGCAGCAGTATCTCCCGGCACTCGTGTCACTCTGCCCGCCCGGATGGGAACAGGAACGCAAGGCCGACGTGGCCGCGATGATCCTGGCGACGCTGCGCGGTTTCCTGATCGACCTGCGCACCAGCGGCGGCGACCCGGTCGGGGTCGAGGCCGGTTTCGTCGCGCTGGGCCGGGCCCTCGACCGCGAGGAGGCGGCGGGGTAGACGCTTTGCGAACCGCGTGGTTCACTTCGAGGTAGACGACCTGGAAGGGGGACCCCGACATGGAAACCATCCAGACCTCGGCGGGCCCGATCTCCTACACCGACACCGGCGGCAGCGGACCGACCATCGTGTTCCTGCACGGGATGCTGATGGACGGCTCGCTCTGGGACGACACGGTCAGCGCCCTCGCCGCCGACCACCGCTGCGTCGTGCCGACCCTGCCGATGGGCGCACACCAGGTGCCCGCCCACCCCGACGCCGACCTTTCGCTGCCCGGCCTGGCCCGGCTGGTGGCCGACCTGCTGGCCGCGCTCGACCTGCACGACGTCACCCTGGTCGGCAACGACACGGGCGGCGCGCTGGCCCAACTCGTCGTGGCCGACGGCGCCGCGCGGGTGTCCCGCCTGGTGCTCGCCTCCTGCGAGGCGTTCGACAACGTGCCACCGGGCCTGACCGGCCGCACCCTGGTGCTGACCGGCCTGCTCCCGCCACGCCTGTTCGGCCTGTTCATGACGCAGATGCGGATCCGCGCGCTGCGCCGCCTCCCGGTCGCGTTCGGCTGGTTGACCAAGCGCGGCGACGCGCACACCGCCCGCTGGGTCCGTCCGGTGCTGCGCGATCCGGCGATCCGCCGCGACGCCACCCGGATGCTCCGGGCGATCCGCGCCGACCGCGACGTGCTCAACCGGCTGGCCGTCCCGCGACTGTCCGCTTTCGACGGCCCGGCTCTGGTGCTCTGGGCCCGCGGCGACCGGGTCATGCCGCCGCCGCACGGCCGTCGCCTTGCCGAGCTGCTCCCGAACGCCCGCCTGGTCGAGGTCGACGACACCGCCACGCTGATCCCGCTCGACCAGCCCCGCGTCTTCGCGTCGGCCGTCGCCGACTTCGTCCGCACCGACGAACTCATTGGCTGAGCTCGCCGCGCTCGTGGCGGCCTGTCCCTGGCTGTGGGACGCGCTCACGGCGGTGCGTCGCTCCGGCCTGCCGGACGCGTGGATCGGCGCGGGCGTGCTGCGCGACCTGGTGTGGGACGAACGCTTCGGGCCCGGCTTCGACGCATCCCGGGTCAAGGACGTCGACGTGGCCTTCTTCGACCCGACCGACCTGCACCGCGACCGGGCCGCGACCGAGCTGCTGGCGACCCTGCTGCCGGCGGTGCCGTGGGAGGCGACGAACCAGGCGGCCGTACACACCTGGTTCCCGGCGCATTTCGGCGGCGCGCCCGTGCCGCCGCTGCTCAGCATCGCCGACGCGGTCGCGACCTGGCCGGAGACGGCAACGTCCGTCGCGGTCCGGCTCGACGCTGCCGGCGAGCTGGAAATGTGTGCCCCCTACGGCCTGACCGACCTGCTCGGCGGCATCTGGCGACACAACCCACGACGGACCACGATGGAGCAGTCCCGCCAGCGCCTGGCCCGGCAACGCCCGGCCGAGCGCTGGCCGGGCGTCCAGGTCGTTACGGAGTGATCAGGGCGGCGCTGCGGCTGGCCGCGGCCAGGGCGTCGAGGTGGCCGGTCCGGCAGTAGACCTCGACCGCCGTGTCGGTGAACTTGATGACGTGTTCGTCGCCGTGCGCGATGGCCTGGTCGACCGCCTCGGCCACCGCGTCGGGGCCGCCCGGTGGCGTCGGCAGGATCGCGCGCGGTGCGGCGTCGGCCGGTGCCCAGCCGGCATGGATGGCCGCGCTCGCCGCCCACACCGCCGCCGCGCTCGGTGCCCACAGCTCCCGGGGCAGCGCGGGCAGCGTGTGCAGCACCGCGTTGGGTGCGGTGGCGGTGTGCACCAGCAGGACCGGGCTGGCGTGCCCGTGCCGCAGATAGCTCAGCGTCGCCGCCGTGACCAGGTCGGTGAGCGCCCGCTCCGGGTCGGTGGTGGCATCCAGCGTCGCGACCGCACGCGGCCAGCCGTCCATCCGGGACAGTTGGCCGAACCGGTCGGCGACCCGGCCACGCTGGTGTGGGATGCGGGGGAGGGCGTCGAACGCGGCGCCGGCGGACGCCGCGGGTGGCCCGGTCACGGCCGGATCAGCACCGGGTACGGGCTGGTAGCGGGTCGCCCAGAAAGCCAGCCCGTGTGCCAGCTCGGCCAGCGACTGCTCGTTTTCCGCACCGGCGAGCAGGGCCCGGACCACATGGCCGACCCGGATGACGCCGTGCGTGGTGCCGGCCGCGATGCCGGGCAGCAGCCGCGGCCACCAGCGGGCGAGCACGTCGCGCCAGGGCTCCTCGGCGACCCGGTCGGTGAAATAGGCGGTCCAGTCGCCGAGTCGCCGCCCCGCGCCGAGCGCCTCGGCCCAGGTGTCGTCGGTGATCCGGTCGCTGGGCGGGGGCAACGGGTCCAGCCGCCGCGTGTAGCGGTCGACCCAGCCGTCGACCTGATCGGCGTACCCCCGCCTGATCATCACCTCGACCGCCATCGGGCCGTGGTTGGTCAACTGGTCCTCGCCCCACTCGGGCCCCGTCCGGTGGAACCGCTGGTATGCCTCGTTGAGCACGCCGCCAGTCATGCCGTCTCCTTCGTCGTGGGTGCTACCAGCGTGCCGCGCGGAGGTGGCGGGGTCATCCGTAGTGACCACCCATCCACCACCTATCGGTCGCGATCTCGGTCGGGTTGGTGACATCGGCGACGGAAAGGAAATCGTCGTTGGAGAAGCTGTTTTCGGCGAAGGCCATCTTGCCGGAAACAGCGGTTGGCGATCGTCGGGATGGGGCAGGATCGCAGTGCGGGAAACAACCAGGAGGCCGCCGGTGAGCGACGAGAAGCGGTTGTCCCGGGCCGGGTTGGCCGACCTTTTCGCGGTCGGTCCGTGCCCGGTCGAGCTGGTCGGTGTCGAGGTCGAGCACGGTCTGGTCGACCCGGCCACCGGTCTGTGCGTTCCTTATCCGGCGGCCCGCCGACTGCTGAAAGCGTTTGTCGACGAGTTCGACGGCGCGCATTTCTTCGACGGCGAATTCCCGGTCGGAGTTGACCTACCCGATGGTGCGAGCTTCAGCCTGGAGACCGGTGGCGCACTCGAATACGCTTCGGCGCCACACGCCACCCTTTCGGCCACTGTGGAACAGACTCGCAGCGACCTCCAACGGGCCGCTCGGGTGGCGGCCGGGCACGGCGTCGCGCTGCTGTCGGGCGGCAACATTCCGTTCGCCACCCGCGCCGACATCCCGTGGATCCCGAAGCCCCGGGTCGACATCATGCGGCGTTACTTCCGCAGTCTCGGCGCCGACGGGGCGTACGCCGATGAGGTCATGGGTCTGACCCTGTCGACGCAGACCTCACTCGACTTTGTCTCCGAGGCCGACCTGCTGGAAAAGGTCCGGCTACACGTCCTGGCGGCGCCGGCGGTCAGCGCGCTGTTCGTCAACTCACCGATCGCCGAGGGCGTCGAGACGGGCGCGTTGTCCCGCCGGATGCAGTATTGGCGCCGGTTCGAGCCGGCTAGGTGCGGCGTGGTCGCGGCCGGGTCGCGCGCCACCTGCACGGTGTCTGACCTGGTCGACTGGGCGGTCCGGCTACCGATGATCTACCGGTCGGCCGGCGGCACCCATGTGCCCGCACCGGCGGTCCCGTTCGCGACCGTGCTCGACCAGGGCTTCGGCGACGGCACCTGGCCCACCCTCGACGACTGGGCGCTGCACCTGTCACAGACCTGGCCACACGTGCGGGTCCGGCGCACGATCGAGGCCCGGGCGTGCGACGGCCTGCCCTGGCCGTTCTTCGCGGCGGCGCCGGCCATGTGGGTCGGCCTGACCTATGACGCACCGGCCCGCCGCGCCGCCATCGCCCTGCTCGAAAGCCTGACCGTGGACCAACTCGAACGCGCGACCGACGAGGTGGCGGCGAAGGGCCTGGCCGCGGCGATCGGGCCGTTCAGCGCCTGCGACCTGACCCGCGAGTTGCTCCGACTGGCCCGCGGCGGCCTGGCGGCCCGGGTGGCGGCCGGCATCGAACCACCCGAGGTGCTGTCCTACCTCGACCCGCTGGAGCGCATCTGCGACACCTTCCAGACGACGGCGGAGCAGACGCTGTCACGCTGGCACGGCGGCCTGGGCGGATCGCCGCAGGCGTATGTCGCGGAGTTCCGCATCCCGGCTTGAGCCGACCGGAAGTTGATCCGGAAGCAGGATCGGGGCGACGATCGCACCTGACCCTGGCGGCGGCGCCTCCTGCGGAACGGAGCCTGATGGCGAGCGACGATGACTTCCTGGCCTGGCGCGGCTCGCTGCACCGGTTGACCGAGAGTCGGGAGGCCGCGCGTTCGTGGCGCCGGCGGCGCTACGCCTTCGCGCACCGGTTGGGCGAGGCCCTGGCCGGACCGACGCCGGACAGCGCCGCGATCGACGGGCCGGTGGTCTACGGCATCTGGCTCCGGATGGGGCTGCTCTACGTCGGCCAAACCACGGAAGCGCAGCGCCGCCTGCGGGACCTGCCCGTCGGCGAGAGCCACCACCTGGCCAACACCTTTCCGCCCGAGATCTGGCACAAGGTGCTGGTCGTCGCGTGGC
This genomic interval from Asanoa ferruginea contains the following:
- a CDS encoding PepSY domain-containing protein, producing the protein MKRTPVIVTLAGMAALAVTGTALAATSDDGPTPSSSSVTTDDPTPTFDDNPGPDDTPSPVDSPSPADSPSPDDSPSPDDSATSTQPPLAGNISAAEARRIAVGRVGGGTVTKTEAEFEHGFSTWKVEVVRSGVEHDIYVDRATGQVIKADSKATDDRVGGDDSPTHDANDDKGGDRVGSDDGANHDANDDRGGDRGGHGSDDRGGDDHGGRR
- a CDS encoding ornithine cyclodeaminase family protein — protein: MTLILGRREIGAAVDLDAVLDLLAAGYRADAAGPAPLRIRTDLPGPGTATCLMPGWLTDVPAYTVKVNAKFPAATPALRGVVCLHALADGELLALLDSASVTAWRTGLAAALATHTLAPPRAATLGFVGAGAQAATTLAGLRHLRPWSRIVATDLDPARAAALPAEVSPSAIEVAATADVVVLATWSRTPLLRLADVRPGQHLTSLGADEPGKQELAADLLAASRLIVDDVDLALTGGALGSAGLDATACAGTLGEILRGSLPAAAPPSRPSVYSPVGLPWQDLALSWAVYQHALRAGAGTRVDLL
- a CDS encoding TetR/AcrR family transcriptional regulator, whose translation is MTYRRSAGSPRGEARRRELLDLVTEDLAVNGLVDFSLRRAARAAGTTHKVLLYHFDSAEDLLERAVAQLRELRISRSLGAAADEPTLAGRVRALWPVLTSGESWVLDQAIGLAIYDADRHGGLARGGTQQYLPALVSLCPPGWEQERKADVAAMILATLRGFLIDLRTSGGDPVGVEAGFVALGRALDREEAAG
- a CDS encoding alpha/beta fold hydrolase, translated to METIQTSAGPISYTDTGGSGPTIVFLHGMLMDGSLWDDTVSALAADHRCVVPTLPMGAHQVPAHPDADLSLPGLARLVADLLAALDLHDVTLVGNDTGGALAQLVVADGAARVSRLVLASCEAFDNVPPGLTGRTLVLTGLLPPRLFGLFMTQMRIRALRRLPVAFGWLTKRGDAHTARWVRPVLRDPAIRRDATRMLRAIRADRDVLNRLAVPRLSAFDGPALVLWARGDRVMPPPHGRRLAELLPNARLVEVDDTATLIPLDQPRVFASAVADFVRTDELIG
- a CDS encoding nucleotidyltransferase family protein, which gives rise to MAELAALVAACPWLWDALTAVRRSGLPDAWIGAGVLRDLVWDERFGPGFDASRVKDVDVAFFDPTDLHRDRAATELLATLLPAVPWEATNQAAVHTWFPAHFGGAPVPPLLSIADAVATWPETATSVAVRLDAAGELEMCAPYGLTDLLGGIWRHNPRRTTMEQSRQRLARQRPAERWPGVQVVTE
- a CDS encoding questin oxidase family protein encodes the protein MTGGVLNEAYQRFHRTGPEWGEDQLTNHGPMAVEVMIRRGYADQVDGWVDRYTRRLDPLPPPSDRITDDTWAEALGAGRRLGDWTAYFTDRVAEEPWRDVLARWWPRLLPGIAAGTTHGVIRVGHVVRALLAGAENEQSLAELAHGLAFWATRYQPVPGADPAVTGPPAASAGAAFDALPRIPHQRGRVADRFGQLSRMDGWPRAVATLDATTDPERALTDLVTAATLSYLRHGHASPVLLVHTATAPNAVLHTLPALPRELWAPSAAAVWAASAAIHAGWAPADAAPRAILPTPPGGPDAVAEAVDQAIAHGDEHVIKFTDTAVEVYCRTGHLDALAAASRSAALITP
- a CDS encoding glutamate-cysteine ligase family protein; translation: MSDEKRLSRAGLADLFAVGPCPVELVGVEVEHGLVDPATGLCVPYPAARRLLKAFVDEFDGAHFFDGEFPVGVDLPDGASFSLETGGALEYASAPHATLSATVEQTRSDLQRAARVAAGHGVALLSGGNIPFATRADIPWIPKPRVDIMRRYFRSLGADGAYADEVMGLTLSTQTSLDFVSEADLLEKVRLHVLAAPAVSALFVNSPIAEGVETGALSRRMQYWRRFEPARCGVVAAGSRATCTVSDLVDWAVRLPMIYRSAGGTHVPAPAVPFATVLDQGFGDGTWPTLDDWALHLSQTWPHVRVRRTIEARACDGLPWPFFAAAPAMWVGLTYDAPARRAAIALLESLTVDQLERATDEVAAKGLAAAIGPFSACDLTRELLRLARGGLAARVAAGIEPPEVLSYLDPLERICDTFQTTAEQTLSRWHGGLGGSPQAYVAEFRIPA